A window of Cohnella herbarum contains these coding sequences:
- a CDS encoding VanW family protein, whose product MMLVGQTALPDSAIVVDHDQTVASIKRSDYTLPYLGLPVVNENKLDKLIDDVSKRVYRAPVNAGLDDGGRIVPEQAGSELNRFAFMDRVYGYIVEGKSLRIEAPLRKLHPKVDTELLTSIREKQIGVYTTYFNSNNKNRSHNIKLAAKAINNHYVFPGETFSFNKVVGERSASKGYQRAKVIVRGEVAEGIGGGICQISSTLFNAADRAGMQIVQRYSHSRRVPYVPPGRDATVSWYGPDFSFQNNYSYPILIRAVVYGGQVSIILYSADEVNEKPREVPRASKRLPEEVPADQNVQRIMP is encoded by the coding sequence ATGATGCTCGTAGGTCAAACAGCTCTTCCGGATAGCGCAATCGTGGTCGATCATGATCAAACCGTTGCCAGCATTAAGCGATCGGATTACACGCTTCCTTATTTAGGGCTGCCCGTAGTGAACGAAAACAAGCTTGACAAGCTTATTGACGATGTCAGCAAACGCGTATATCGCGCTCCTGTCAACGCCGGTCTCGACGACGGGGGAAGGATCGTACCCGAACAAGCGGGAAGCGAATTGAATCGTTTTGCCTTCATGGATCGGGTGTACGGCTATATCGTCGAAGGCAAATCTTTACGGATTGAAGCACCGTTACGAAAGCTGCATCCTAAGGTAGATACCGAACTTCTGACTTCCATTCGGGAGAAACAGATCGGCGTCTATACGACTTATTTTAATTCAAACAACAAAAATCGTTCGCACAATATCAAACTCGCCGCCAAAGCCATCAACAATCATTACGTGTTTCCAGGGGAAACCTTCTCGTTTAATAAAGTCGTCGGGGAACGTTCCGCGAGCAAAGGTTACCAACGCGCTAAAGTAATCGTTAGAGGCGAAGTCGCGGAAGGGATCGGAGGCGGGATCTGTCAAATTTCCTCGACGCTGTTCAATGCTGCGGATCGCGCGGGGATGCAGATCGTTCAACGCTATTCGCATAGCAGAAGGGTTCCATACGTCCCGCCCGGACGCGATGCAACGGTGAGTTGGTACGGCCCTGATTTCTCCTTTCAGAATAATTACAGCTATCCCATTCTGATCCGGGCCGTCGTGTACGGAGGACAGGTGAGCATCATCCTGTATTCCGCCGACGAAGTGAACGAGAAGCCGCGGGAAGTTCCGAGAGCGTCAAAACGGTTGCCCGAAGAAGTGCCGGCCGACCAGAATGTTCAACGGATCATGCCATAA
- a CDS encoding KamA family radical SAM protein: protein MPQPKYITDIGKITHIPEQQREQLKSITDKFVFRVNEYYLKLIDWNDPDDPIRKLVIPNEGELLEYGRWDASDEDTNYVVKGCQHKYSSTALLIVSEVCGAYCRYCFRKRLFRNDVKEATSDIEPGLQYIAEHPEISNVLLTGGDSLILATSKLRAILHRLREIEHVQIIRLGSKIPVFNPMRIYEDELLLEAIREFSSANKRIYVMAHINHPREITPEAVRGFQALHDAGAIVVNQTPILKGINDDAQVLGELLDRLSWAGVTPYYFFINRPVAGNVDFVLPLAEVYDLVEKAKARTSGLGKRVRLSMSHTSGKIEILAIENGKAYLKYHQSRDGHYGRFMILDCPDDAAWFDDLPGSEQYWSKPNKKTDAVVSVNEMPEHPQLRANKMIMVK, encoded by the coding sequence ATGCCGCAACCCAAGTATATTACCGATATCGGAAAAATCACTCACATCCCCGAGCAACAACGTGAGCAATTAAAATCGATCACCGATAAATTCGTCTTTCGCGTGAATGAGTACTATTTGAAACTGATCGATTGGAACGATCCGGACGACCCCATCCGCAAGCTCGTCATTCCCAATGAAGGGGAACTGCTGGAGTACGGAAGATGGGATGCCTCGGATGAAGACACTAACTACGTTGTGAAGGGCTGTCAACATAAGTACAGTTCGACCGCGCTGCTCATCGTCTCCGAAGTGTGCGGGGCGTATTGCCGATATTGTTTCCGCAAACGGTTGTTCCGCAACGACGTCAAGGAAGCGACCTCGGATATCGAGCCGGGACTGCAGTATATCGCGGAGCACCCGGAGATCAGCAACGTCCTCCTGACCGGAGGGGATAGCTTGATTCTTGCCACCTCTAAACTGCGCGCAATTTTGCATAGATTAAGGGAAATCGAACACGTTCAGATTATACGGCTAGGCTCCAAAATTCCGGTGTTCAACCCTATGCGTATCTATGAGGACGAGCTATTGCTCGAAGCTATACGCGAGTTCTCCAGCGCGAACAAGAGAATCTACGTCATGGCCCATATTAACCATCCAAGAGAGATTACGCCCGAAGCCGTTCGCGGGTTTCAAGCTTTACATGATGCAGGCGCGATCGTCGTGAACCAGACCCCGATTCTGAAAGGAATCAACGATGACGCGCAAGTGCTTGGCGAGCTTCTGGATAGATTGTCGTGGGCGGGAGTAACTCCTTATTATTTCTTCATTAACCGTCCAGTCGCGGGTAACGTAGACTTCGTGCTTCCGCTTGCCGAAGTATACGATCTCGTAGAGAAGGCTAAAGCCCGGACGTCCGGGTTGGGGAAAAGAGTGCGACTGTCGATGAGCCATACCTCGGGTAAAATCGAAATTCTGGCCATCGAGAACGGAAAAGCTTATTTGAAATACCACCAATCCCGCGACGGGCATTACGGTCGCTTCATGATCTTGGATTGCCCGGACGATGCCGCGTGGTTCGACGATCTGCCCGGCAGCGAGCAATACTGGAGCAAGCCTAACAAGAAGACGGATGCGGTCGTCTCGGTGAATGAGATGCCGGAACATCCTCAGCTTAGGGCTAATAAAATGATTATGGTTAAATAG
- a CDS encoding pyrrolo-quinoline quinone — protein MSRGKKTFILALLIVCMYQGIAQAESRYSSQWNKKPTISQAFPAVYTEVEGILTFRGNKERSAPSFGTTEMKRFSPKIVWEKKTKSSSWGGGAGWTGQPAIVKWTPEVLRTMNVKEKFLSQPDFTEVIYASLDGYVYFMELKTGEETRSPIKIGNPIKGSVSVDARGYPLLYVGEGIPENGTIGFNLFSLTDQKRLLRVNGKDPFAYRTWGAFDSSAMFNRLDDTLIVGGENGLVYHLKLNTVFDPAKKKISIDPIINKYRYKISGNNHQGIENSIAIHDNLAYFADNGGSVQALNLNTYESEWSLPPIDDTDATIVLETEKGIPYLYTGTEVDKQGRKGNSYLRKINGLTGETVWQSKYASFSVLGDHPINGGLLATPVLGKKEISNLVIFTIARYGTFSGGLMVALDKATGLEKWKLPMANYAWSSPVDVYDKSGKAYLIQADSIGNISVISASNGKVVGKLSIGTNIESSPAVFNDYAVVASRGGKIYGIKLE, from the coding sequence ATGTCCCGAGGAAAAAAGACTTTCATCCTAGCACTATTAATCGTTTGTATGTACCAGGGAATCGCGCAAGCCGAAAGTCGTTACTCCTCGCAATGGAATAAGAAGCCTACAATCTCGCAAGCGTTTCCCGCCGTTTATACCGAAGTCGAGGGGATTTTGACCTTTCGAGGGAATAAGGAGAGAAGCGCTCCTTCCTTCGGCACGACGGAGATGAAGCGATTTAGCCCGAAGATCGTCTGGGAGAAAAAAACCAAGTCGAGCTCTTGGGGAGGCGGAGCGGGTTGGACGGGTCAGCCGGCCATCGTGAAATGGACTCCGGAAGTATTGCGCACGATGAACGTCAAAGAGAAGTTTCTCTCGCAACCTGATTTTACCGAAGTGATCTACGCGTCTCTCGACGGGTATGTCTATTTCATGGAGTTGAAGACCGGCGAGGAGACGCGCAGTCCAATCAAGATCGGCAATCCGATCAAAGGCAGCGTGTCGGTGGACGCAAGAGGTTACCCGCTCCTCTATGTCGGGGAGGGCATTCCCGAGAACGGCACGATCGGATTTAATCTGTTCAGCTTAACCGATCAGAAGAGATTGCTGCGCGTAAACGGCAAAGACCCGTTCGCCTACCGCACATGGGGAGCGTTCGATAGCTCGGCGATGTTCAATCGGCTGGACGATACACTTATCGTCGGCGGCGAGAACGGACTGGTCTACCATCTGAAGCTGAATACCGTTTTCGATCCGGCGAAAAAGAAAATATCCATCGATCCGATAATCAATAAATACAGATACAAGATTTCAGGCAATAATCATCAAGGTATCGAAAATTCGATCGCCATTCACGATAACCTGGCATATTTCGCGGATAATGGCGGCAGCGTGCAAGCGCTGAACTTAAATACTTACGAATCGGAATGGTCGCTTCCTCCCATCGATGACACCGATGCTACGATCGTGCTTGAAACGGAGAAGGGCATTCCTTATCTCTATACCGGTACCGAAGTGGACAAGCAAGGAAGGAAAGGAAATTCCTACCTCAGGAAGATCAACGGTTTAACGGGAGAGACGGTCTGGCAGAGCAAATACGCGAGTTTCTCGGTGCTCGGCGATCATCCGATTAACGGCGGATTACTGGCGACGCCCGTATTGGGGAAAAAGGAAATTTCCAACCTCGTGATCTTCACGATCGCCCGGTACGGGACGTTCAGCGGAGGATTAATGGTGGCTTTGGACAAGGCTACGGGGTTAGAGAAATGGAAGCTGCCGATGGCGAATTACGCCTGGTCTTCACCGGTGGACGTATACGATAAATCGGGGAAAGCGTATCTGATTCAAGCGGATTCCATCGGCAATATTTCCGTCATCTCAGCCAGCAACGGCAAAGTCGTCGGAAAATTAAGTATCGGTACGAACATCGAGTCATCGCCTGCCGTCTTCAACGATTATGCCGTCGTTGCTTCTCGCGGGGGCAAAATATACGGAATCAAGCTGGAGTAA
- a CDS encoding response regulator has translation MKIRLLLADDHQLVLKGISFFLGLQPDFEIVGEAHNGKEAVELAAELQPDIVLMDLNMPVMDGIEASRLISEQHPNVKVLVLTSFSDRSHIVPALQTGAIGYMLKEVEPDQLVEAIRSAYKGNIQLHPEISNAILSQLSPIAHEPKKLPGKEAINSLTPREIEVLEQLTKGLSNKEIAQALVVAEKTVKTHVSSILSKLNLSDRTQAALFAVQVFHSNG, from the coding sequence TTGAAGATTAGATTATTGTTAGCGGACGATCATCAGCTCGTACTGAAAGGAATCTCGTTTTTTCTTGGTTTGCAGCCGGATTTCGAGATCGTCGGAGAAGCGCATAATGGTAAAGAAGCGGTCGAGCTTGCCGCGGAATTACAGCCTGACATAGTGCTTATGGATTTGAATATGCCAGTCATGGACGGGATTGAAGCAAGTCGTTTAATCTCCGAGCAACACCCGAACGTTAAAGTTCTCGTATTGACGAGCTTCTCGGATCGCAGCCACATCGTGCCTGCTTTGCAGACGGGAGCGATCGGTTATATGTTGAAGGAAGTTGAGCCGGATCAACTGGTCGAGGCGATTCGAAGCGCTTATAAAGGCAATATCCAGCTGCACCCGGAAATCTCTAACGCGATCTTATCGCAACTATCGCCGATTGCTCACGAGCCTAAGAAGTTACCGGGGAAAGAAGCGATCAACTCGCTGACTCCAAGAGAGATAGAGGTATTGGAGCAATTGACCAAAGGATTAAGCAATAAGGAAATCGCGCAAGCGCTTGTCGTCGCCGAGAAAACGGTGAAAACGCACGTGAGCAGTATTTTGAGCAAATTGAATTTATCCGATCGAACGCAAGCCGCGTTGTTCGCGGTTCAAGTATTCCATTCTAACGGTTAA
- a CDS encoding GAF domain-containing sensor histidine kinase — protein sequence MPREIRTNELLALKEIAELLNTTNEMNEMLNDVLQKLMEVTAFTTGWIFLTYDHPGNPCAAWHRLPPALTAGNYSLMCGEDCSCIIRYKQNGLDRATNIIECKRISYAIANGVGDTEGITHHATVPLNAGSESFGLLNVAMPGKVRYSEDELALLQAVALQIGMAIKRIRLYQAQERNAALYAKLGDVIQRINSIPDLNQLQVKAVHIIGNAFDWAHVSLFVHRNQELSLRAQYKENRVDEKWQALSHDESGLVSKAFRHNRLIIESHSGKECPSTLSEVGVPHYVSAAAIPLRARGRPFGVLLISSPNHEQFDEMHEDFMYSLGDHLTLSIENLRIYEQRSELALLEERNRMARDLHDSVIQKVFSLSFMAKGAEAVLGGDSPIVKQSLQEIGQLSQEVLKEMRELIWQLRPAGLENGLLPALKQYGQTLDLTVYEQAEGIMELPRAIEEALWRIGQEALNNVKKHAGTNVAYIRLTKSETGTSLEITDKGTGFSNEKKKGKLTMGMMSMRERAEALGGEITISSGKGQASTVKVTIPVHVVEEKCSEEKEQL from the coding sequence ATGCCGAGGGAGATTCGCACGAATGAGCTGTTAGCCCTTAAGGAAATCGCGGAGCTTCTCAACACGACGAATGAAATGAACGAGATGTTGAACGACGTGTTGCAAAAGCTTATGGAGGTAACCGCCTTTACGACGGGATGGATCTTCCTGACGTACGATCATCCCGGTAATCCATGCGCGGCATGGCATCGACTCCCTCCCGCGTTAACGGCAGGCAACTACTCGTTGATGTGCGGCGAAGATTGCTCCTGTATCATTCGATACAAACAAAACGGATTGGATCGGGCTACGAATATTATCGAATGCAAACGAATTTCATACGCGATTGCCAATGGGGTTGGGGATACGGAAGGCATTACGCATCATGCGACCGTTCCGTTAAACGCCGGAAGCGAGAGTTTTGGCTTGCTTAACGTCGCAATGCCGGGTAAGGTACGCTACTCGGAAGACGAGCTCGCCTTATTGCAAGCCGTTGCTTTGCAGATCGGGATGGCGATCAAGAGAATTCGGCTCTATCAAGCGCAAGAGAGGAACGCTGCGCTCTATGCGAAGCTGGGCGACGTCATTCAACGGATTAATTCCATTCCGGATCTTAATCAATTGCAAGTCAAAGCCGTACATATTATCGGGAATGCATTCGATTGGGCGCATGTTTCCTTGTTCGTTCATAGGAATCAGGAACTGTCGTTGCGAGCTCAATACAAGGAAAACAGGGTGGACGAGAAGTGGCAGGCGCTGTCCCATGACGAGTCCGGTTTAGTCAGCAAAGCTTTCCGCCATAATCGTCTTATTATCGAATCTCATTCCGGGAAAGAGTGTCCGTCAACGCTCTCCGAAGTCGGCGTGCCCCATTACGTGTCCGCAGCCGCGATCCCTCTTCGCGCAAGAGGTCGTCCGTTCGGCGTGCTGTTGATCAGCAGCCCGAATCATGAACAATTCGACGAGATGCACGAAGATTTCATGTATTCGCTAGGCGATCATCTTACGTTAAGCATCGAAAATCTGCGAATTTACGAACAGAGAAGCGAGCTTGCGTTGCTTGAGGAGAGAAACCGGATGGCTCGGGATCTACATGATTCGGTCATTCAGAAGGTATTTTCTCTATCGTTCATGGCCAAGGGCGCCGAAGCCGTGTTAGGCGGCGATTCCCCTATCGTTAAGCAATCGTTGCAGGAGATCGGTCAGCTCTCGCAAGAGGTGCTCAAGGAAATGAGAGAGCTGATCTGGCAACTTCGGCCGGCCGGATTGGAGAACGGTTTATTGCCGGCGTTGAAGCAATACGGGCAAACTCTGGATTTAACGGTATACGAACAGGCGGAAGGCATTATGGAGTTACCCCGGGCGATCGAGGAAGCGTTGTGGCGAATCGGCCAAGAAGCGCTTAACAACGTGAAGAAGCATGCGGGAACGAACGTCGCTTATATCCGATTGACCAAATCGGAAACGGGCACCAGCTTGGAAATCACGGACAAGGGAACCGGGTTTTCCAACGAGAAGAAGAAAGGCAAGCTGACGATGGGCATGATGTCGATGCGGGAAAGGGCGGAAGCTCTCGGAGGCGAGATTACGATTTCAAGCGGTAAAGGGCAAGCTTCCACGGTCAAAGTGACGATCCCGGTTCATGTCGTGGAGGAGAAATGCTCGGAGGAGAAGGAGCAACTTTGA
- a CDS encoding YhgE/Pip domain-containing protein: MRYFQVFNQAFKYFIRQPMLVVTFVAVAFIPILYSGFLIKGAWDPYGQLSGLPVAIVNMDEGASFQGETLNAGQDFVDELRGNNSFHWQFVNEEEAEVGMRGNRYYAAITIPANFSREVASLANDNPVQAEIIFESNSYYNFVAGQISENATKELKEKLSHNLTEAYSRSIYSQFETLSSGLSSAGDGAKKLNEGAASLNDGIVKVAGGISDLANGTAQLNAKVGLLREGSSKVHAGASQLNAGMTEWSAGARQLFDAGKKLQQGAEQAAQGSTGLYNGIKSSKEGADRLTAALKDASSGTKKLGSGLENSISSLSELADGSSRLAAGLQKVIDDHPEWAADTQLSNLLAASQDVSKGTRALLSGQNELLSGSKAVVTGQQQALAGSQAISDAQTRLLQGATDLQGGQKRLFDGLRTYNANFSKIVNGSDKLAQGAGQVGSGAEQLKTGMSQLTNGIGKVADGAAQLKTGSAPLATGAAELAEGARQLDVKLNEAAEKTSTIQANDKMIQMLAQPVTIKSNNERKVSLYGNGIAPYFISMALFAGALVFTTIISGRTTVVEDASGVPLFIAKTLTFGLISIAQSLILVTILVFILGLEVQNVPLFYLYTALVGLTFMLIVQAIVTWLDLPGRFVVLLIMIFQLASSAGTFPLELLPGWAKAMNPWLPMTYSIRGFRDVISSGDYDNLRIQCAYLALYLIVFLTLTFVYFMIKKKKTTDEQLMPVKL, from the coding sequence ATGCGATATTTTCAAGTGTTTAATCAGGCCTTTAAATATTTTATCCGCCAACCGATGCTCGTCGTTACTTTCGTCGCGGTCGCATTCATCCCTATCTTGTATAGCGGGTTTTTGATCAAGGGAGCATGGGATCCCTATGGCCAATTGAGCGGACTTCCGGTAGCCATCGTGAACATGGACGAGGGAGCAAGCTTTCAAGGGGAAACGCTGAATGCGGGACAGGATTTCGTAGACGAGCTTAGGGGAAATAACAGCTTTCATTGGCAATTCGTCAACGAGGAAGAAGCGGAGGTCGGGATGAGGGGGAATCGCTACTACGCGGCCATCACGATACCGGCGAATTTCTCGCGGGAAGTGGCATCGTTAGCGAACGATAACCCGGTTCAGGCGGAAATTATTTTCGAATCCAACAGCTATTACAATTTCGTCGCCGGTCAGATTAGCGAGAATGCAACGAAGGAGCTCAAGGAGAAGCTTTCGCATAATCTTACGGAAGCCTACTCGCGAAGTATTTACTCTCAGTTCGAGACGTTGTCCAGCGGACTTAGCTCCGCAGGCGACGGAGCCAAGAAATTAAACGAAGGGGCCGCGTCGCTTAACGATGGAATCGTTAAAGTCGCGGGAGGGATATCCGATCTTGCGAACGGTACCGCTCAACTGAACGCCAAAGTCGGATTGCTGCGCGAAGGATCAAGCAAGGTGCATGCGGGAGCATCCCAATTAAACGCCGGAATGACGGAATGGTCGGCGGGCGCAAGGCAGTTATTCGATGCAGGGAAGAAGCTGCAGCAAGGCGCTGAGCAAGCCGCGCAAGGTTCAACGGGACTGTACAACGGAATAAAGTCGTCCAAAGAGGGGGCGGATCGTCTTACCGCAGCCCTAAAGGATGCTTCGTCAGGCACGAAAAAATTAGGGAGCGGACTTGAGAATTCCATTTCAAGCCTCTCGGAATTGGCTGACGGCAGTTCGCGGCTTGCTGCGGGATTGCAGAAGGTAATCGACGATCATCCGGAATGGGCAGCCGATACGCAATTGAGCAACTTGCTAGCGGCAAGTCAAGACGTATCCAAGGGGACTCGTGCGCTGTTAAGCGGTCAGAACGAGCTTCTATCGGGCAGCAAAGCCGTTGTTACCGGACAGCAGCAAGCGCTGGCGGGTTCCCAAGCGATAAGCGACGCCCAAACCCGATTACTTCAAGGCGCGACGGATTTGCAAGGAGGACAGAAGCGGTTATTCGACGGACTCCGGACGTATAATGCCAACTTCTCTAAGATCGTAAACGGCAGCGACAAGCTGGCGCAAGGCGCCGGACAAGTAGGCTCGGGAGCGGAGCAGTTGAAAACCGGGATGAGCCAGCTAACGAATGGAATCGGTAAAGTGGCCGACGGAGCTGCGCAATTAAAGACGGGCTCGGCGCCGTTAGCTACCGGTGCGGCGGAACTGGCGGAAGGTGCCCGACAATTGGACGTTAAATTGAACGAGGCAGCGGAGAAGACTTCAACGATCCAAGCCAATGACAAGATGATACAGATGCTGGCGCAGCCGGTTACGATAAAATCCAATAACGAGCGAAAGGTGTCGCTGTACGGCAACGGTATTGCGCCATACTTTATTTCAATGGCGCTGTTCGCGGGCGCGCTCGTCTTTACGACGATCATCTCGGGTCGTACGACGGTCGTCGAAGATGCCTCTGGCGTTCCGCTGTTTATCGCGAAGACGTTGACTTTCGGTTTGATCAGCATAGCGCAGTCGCTTATCCTAGTTACGATCCTCGTGTTTATTCTAGGGCTGGAAGTACAGAATGTCCCATTATTCTATCTATACACGGCGTTAGTCGGATTGACTTTTATGCTAATCGTTCAAGCGATCGTCACTTGGCTGGATTTGCCGGGTCGTTTCGTCGTGCTGTTGATCATGATTTTCCAACTCGCCTCAAGCGCGGGTACGTTCCCGCTCGAGCTTCTTCCCGGATGGGCGAAGGCGATGAATCCGTGGCTGCCCATGACCTATAGCATTCGCGGCTTTAGAGACGTCATCTCCAGCGGGGACTACGACAATTTACGAATTCAGTGCGCTTATTTGGCGCTATATTTGATCGTATTTCTCACCTTGACGTTCGTTTACTTCATGATCAAGAAAAAGAAAACGACGGACGAGCAGTTAATGCCGGTTAAGCTTTAA
- a CDS encoding DUF2203 domain-containing protein gives MDGKLFTLEEANALLPQIKEELADLQALVNQIELHYQEFQKIKSSNKHGQSVNGHDPLFEIETRIDFMRMEVELAIQNFGRKGVLLKTINPGLVDFPSDLKGRDILLCWKEGEESITHYHGWHDGYMGRKRIADEM, from the coding sequence ATGGATGGGAAGTTGTTTACGCTTGAAGAAGCGAACGCATTGCTGCCTCAGATCAAAGAAGAGCTCGCCGATCTGCAAGCGCTGGTGAACCAGATTGAACTGCACTATCAAGAGTTTCAGAAAATCAAATCGAGCAACAAGCATGGCCAATCCGTCAACGGGCACGATCCGCTATTCGAGATCGAAACCCGGATAGACTTCATGCGTATGGAAGTGGAGCTTGCGATTCAGAATTTCGGCCGCAAAGGCGTGCTGCTGAAGACGATCAATCCTGGACTCGTCGATTTCCCTTCCGACCTGAAAGGGAGAGACATTCTCCTGTGCTGGAAGGAAGGCGAAGAGAGCATTACGCACTACCATGGCTGGCATGACGGGTATATGGGGCGCAAGCGAATTGCGGACGAGATGTAG
- a CDS encoding NAD-dependent epimerase/dehydratase family protein, with protein sequence MGWTLLKKIRAIITGATGMVGEGVLRECLSNADVEQVLIINRKPSGISHPKLKEIIHGDFFDLTPIENELAGYNACYFCLGVSSVGMKEEEYRRVTYDLTLGVATLLSRINADMVFCYVSGASTDSTEQGKSMWARVKGKTENDLLKLPFRRAYLFRPGYMHPTKGALYTQKYYYAFSWLYPLLRRLFPKHVITLRELGIAMIRSVNIDYPKSVLEVKDIIDISRK encoded by the coding sequence ATGGGGTGGACTCTTCTGAAGAAAATAAGGGCGATCATTACGGGGGCAACCGGCATGGTCGGCGAAGGCGTGCTCCGCGAGTGCTTATCGAATGCAGATGTCGAACAAGTATTGATCATCAATCGCAAGCCTAGCGGCATATCGCATCCTAAGCTGAAGGAAATCATACATGGCGATTTTTTCGATTTGACTCCGATCGAGAACGAGCTTGCCGGATATAACGCTTGCTATTTTTGCTTAGGCGTATCTTCGGTCGGAATGAAAGAGGAGGAGTATCGTCGGGTTACCTATGACCTCACTCTTGGCGTGGCGACTCTGTTGTCTAGGATAAATGCCGACATGGTATTTTGCTACGTTTCCGGAGCATCCACGGATAGCACGGAGCAAGGAAAGAGCATGTGGGCGAGAGTAAAGGGGAAGACGGAGAACGATTTGTTGAAGCTGCCTTTCAGAAGAGCGTATCTATTCAGACCCGGTTATATGCACCCGACTAAAGGGGCATTGTATACGCAAAAATATTATTACGCGTTCAGTTGGCTCTATCCCTTATTAAGACGACTGTTCCCGAAACACGTGATTACGTTAAGGGAGCTTGGCATAGCGATGATCCGTTCGGTGAATATCGACTATCCGAAGTCCGTTTTAGAAGTTAAAGATATAATAGATATCTCGAGAAAATGA
- a CDS encoding FMN-dependent NADH-azoreductase, translated as MSTVLFVKANDRAIEQAVSVKLYQAFLDSYKASHPEDTIVELDLFQETLPYLNADMINGSFKAARGYDLTPEEQAAVAVKHKYLEQFLAADKVVFGFPLWNLTIPAVLHTYIDYIYEAGKTFKYTEQGPVGLIPDKKIALLNARGGIYSEGPAVAAEMSFNYIYNIMSFFGVTNFENIIVEGHNQLPAQAETLVSEGVAKAEKAAVGF; from the coding sequence ATGAGTACCGTATTATTCGTTAAAGCGAACGACCGCGCGATCGAACAAGCCGTTAGCGTTAAACTATATCAAGCATTCTTGGATAGCTACAAAGCTAGCCATCCTGAAGATACGATCGTCGAGTTGGATCTGTTCCAAGAAACATTGCCATACCTGAACGCGGATATGATCAACGGAAGCTTCAAAGCGGCCCGCGGTTATGATCTGACGCCAGAAGAGCAAGCGGCCGTAGCCGTGAAGCACAAATATCTCGAGCAATTTCTAGCGGCGGATAAAGTCGTCTTCGGATTCCCGCTATGGAACCTGACGATCCCTGCGGTATTGCATACGTATATCGATTACATCTACGAAGCCGGCAAAACGTTCAAATATACGGAGCAAGGTCCGGTCGGTCTGATTCCGGACAAGAAGATCGCTTTGTTGAACGCTCGCGGAGGCATTTACTCCGAAGGTCCTGCAGTGGCCGCGGAAATGTCCTTTAACTACATCTACAACATCATGTCGTTCTTCGGCGTGACGAATTTCGAGAACATTATCGTTGAAGGACACAACCAATTGCCTGCGCAAGCGGAAACCCTCGTATCCGAAGGGGTTGCGAAAGCTGAAAAAGCGGCGGTCGGATTCTAA
- a CDS encoding DUF6199 family natural product biosynthesis protein codes for MPPEVNAFSWIFFIFMCLWTGIALFATINPYYFWKLAQSWKALREPPRAYFVFQRIISGVFALIGLSILLLPHLLR; via the coding sequence GTGCCGCCGGAAGTGAATGCTTTTTCTTGGATTTTTTTCATATTCATGTGTTTATGGACCGGAATTGCATTGTTTGCAACGATAAATCCTTATTACTTCTGGAAGTTAGCTCAAAGCTGGAAAGCTTTAAGAGAACCGCCAAGGGCCTATTTTGTTTTTCAAAGGATCATTTCAGGGGTGTTTGCGCTTATTGGCTTATCGATTTTGTTGCTGCCGCATTTACTGCGCTAG